One Papaver somniferum cultivar HN1 chromosome 10, ASM357369v1, whole genome shotgun sequence genomic window carries:
- the LOC113316557 gene encoding RING-H2 finger protein ATL77-like, with translation MDSFPNSTTAISSSQEKVSEVMRIVCPVIAFLVLILLILNYTIKRCLLNSSNFDHETSMISDRELHDFVHVTIIDRPETMMQNTPCYPQKVLNLNKVIPGLTYSSSLSLANGSSNCDENCSICLCELSNGETVRVLPKCKHIFHKECIDEWLPFRSLNCPICRVPVIEVDNHERRGGANRTNRDNSSHERRRGANRTNRDSASPSHSSSININPYGWSMSFTSGMLNLDRWIYPNTPTIM, from the coding sequence ATGGATTCGTTTCCTAATTCAACAACTGCAATTTCAAGCAGCCAAGAAAAGGTTAGTGAAGTCATGAGAATTGTTTGTCCAGTCATTGCATTTTTAGTCCTTATTCTTCTTATACTCAATTATACCATTAAACGCTGTCTCCTAAACAGCAGCAACTTTGATCATGAAACTTCGATGATATCTGATCGAGAATTACATGACTTTGTTCATGTTACAATAATAGATAGACCCGAAACCATGATGCAAAACACCCCCTGTTATCCCCAAAAGGTTCTTAACCTAAACAAAGTAATTCCAGGTCTTACTTATTCATCGTCATTATCGCTGGCTAATGGTTCTTCTAATTGTGATGAGAATTGTTCAATATGTCTATGTGAACTTTCTAATGGCGAGACAGTCAGGGTGTTGCCGAAGTGTAAACACATTTTTCATAAGGAGTGCATCGATGAATGGTTGCCGTTTCGATCATTAAACTGTCCTATTTGTAGAGTTCCAGTTATTGAAGTAGACAACCATGAACGGAGGGGCGGTGCTAACCGCACGAATAGGGACAACTCTAGCCATGAACGGAGGAGGGGTGCTAACCGCACGAACAGGGACAGCGCTAGTCCCAGTCACAGCAGCAGCATCAATATTAACCCTTATGGTTGGTCAATGTCATTTACATCTGGAATGCTTAATTTAGATCGTTGGATTTATCCTAATACTCCGACTATTATGTAA